The following proteins are encoded in a genomic region of Diabrotica virgifera virgifera chromosome 1, PGI_DIABVI_V3a:
- the LOC126889655 gene encoding uncharacterized protein LOC126889655, translating to MNPTMKRKRINLNKDGRSRRILGLLKTTQPTSTTENRTGIRPPDKPDTTEVKPLKQYASINDTNMTEKIDNLDQLSNVPIGESIVGESVTDIPEKIANVDQSSNVPIGEDIVGKNDTDMTENPKIFTQLMKVPIEQSKCVSLEVNYF from the exons ATGAATCCGACAATGAAACGTAAAAGAATAAACTTAAATAAAGATGGAAGAAGTCGTCGCATATTAGGTCTACTTAAAACAACACAA CCAACTAGTACCACAGAAAACAGAACTGGCATTCGGCCACCTGACAAGCCTGATACTACAGAAGTAAAACCATTGAAACAGTATGCCAGTATAAAT GACACCAATATGACTGAGAAAATTGACAATTTAGATCAGTTATCGAATGTACCAATAGGAGAGAGTATCGTAGGTGAAAGT gTCACTGATATCCCTGAGAAAATTGCCAATGTAGATCAGTCATCGAATGTACCAATAGGAGAGGATATCGTTGGTAAAAAT gACACCGATATGACGGAGAATCCTAAAATTTTTACTCAATTGATGAAAGTACCAATAGAACAAAGTAAATGTGTAAGTTTAGAAGTAAactatttttaa